A window of Xiphophorus hellerii strain 12219 chromosome 7, Xiphophorus_hellerii-4.1, whole genome shotgun sequence contains these coding sequences:
- the LOC116723207 gene encoding gap junction gamma-1 protein-like — protein MSWSFLTRLLDEISNHSTFVGKIWLTFLIVFRIVLTAVGGESIYYDEQSKFVCNTQQPGCENVCYDAFAPLSHIRFWVFQVIMITTPTILYLGFAMHKIARMDDDEYRPQGRKKMPIVSRGANRDYEEAEDNGEEDPMILEEIEPDKEKEVAEKPKKKHDGRRRIKRDGLMKVYVFQLLSRAVFEAAFLFGQYVLYGLEVAPSYVCTRSPCPHTVDCFISRPTEKTIFLLIMYGVSALCLFFTMLEIFHLGLSGIRDCFCRPRPRSRAPRPPPPASQRSSICRQPSAPPGYHTALKKDPNGKMGFRDNFGDSGRESFGDETSSRELERLRRHLKLAQQHLDLAYQNEENSPPRSSSPESNGIAVEQNRLNFAQEKQSSTCDKGLRA, from the exons ATGAGCTGGAGCTTCCTCACTCGTCTGCTGGATGAGATTTCTAATCACTCGACCTTCGTGGGCAAAATCTGGCTCACCTTCCTCATCGTCTTCCGGATCGTGCTGACGGCGGTTGGCGGCGAGTCGATCTACTACGATGAACAGAGTAAATTTGTGTGCAACACACAGCAACCCGGTTGTGAGAACGTTTGCTACGACGCGTTTGCTCCCCTTTCGCACATTCGCTTCTGGGTGTTTCAGGTGATCATGATCACCACGCCCACCATCTTGTACCTCGGGTTTGCCATGCACAAGATCGCCCGCATGGACGACGACGAATACAGGCCACAGGGCAGAAAGAAGATGCCGATAGTGAGTCGGGGCGCCAACCGGGATTACGAAGAGGCGGAGGATAACGGTGAGGAGGACCCCATGATCCTCGAGGAGATCGAGCCGGATAAGGAGAAGGAAGTTGcagaaaagccaaaaaagaaGCACGATGGCCGACGTCGCATCAAGAGAGACGGACTGATGAAGGTCTATGTCTTCCAGCTGCTGTCCCGTGCTGTCTTTGAGGCGGCATTTTTGTTCGGGCAGTACGTCCTCTATGGGCTGGAGGTGGCGCCATCTTACGTCTGCACGCGCTCTCCTTGCCCGCACACGGTGGATTGCTTCATTTCTCGTCCCACTGAGAAAACCATCTTCCTGCTCATCATGTACGGTGTCAGCGCGTTGTGCCTCTTCTTCACCATGCTGGAGATCTTTCATCTTGGCCTCAGCGGGATTCGGGACTGCTTTTGCCGGCCGCGGCCTCGCTCTCGAGCCCCTCGCCCCCCGCCGCCGGCCAGCCAGAGGTCCTCGATCTGCCGCCAGCCATCTGCACCTCCAGGGTACCACACCGCCCTGAAGAAGGACCCGAACGGGAAGATGGGCTTCAGGGATAACTTCGGAGACTCGGGTCGCGAATCTTTTGGTGATGAAACATCATCTCGGGAGCTGGAGAGGCTGCGCCGACACCTGAAACTGGCTCAGCAGCACCTGGATTTGGCATACCAAAACGAGGAGAACAGCCCGCCCCGCAGCAGCAGCCCGGAGTCCAACGGCATTGCAGTGGAGCAGAACAGACTAAACTTTGCCCAGGAGAAGCAAAGCAGCACCTGTGACAAAG gtctgcgtGCGTAA
- the klhdc3l gene encoding leucine-zipper-like transcriptional regulator 1 homolog encodes MPGNPCLWTALPQSSPCPSDRYKHACCSYDGAVYVLGGRDNSCLGDFWKYSIVLDEWTRLSCSGEAAPEELEQHSMVAHKGFLYVFGGMWDSAYTGQRCPLWVFDVVNQKWVPCQGKTSSLQNQRPSNRKGHSAVVLGSAMLVYGGFMDIKGSLQEFWSLNLNTTAWSGLSGSDRGASVPGPRHNHSAVVYQNCMFLFGGLKGLREQRDFWRWNSTNHTWTCLKPGPPRLMGHAAVTYRDSMLLFGGGESQGFPSRSLWRYSFSSHTWSQVASLPGSDAPDRIHHCCAGLGHSYEPDAGGSGSALQPTPQDAKPRRFKNKCFPVSHSHSDIEMKTFSKMSSDVDAQSDTKPDPQLTENSLTFENKAFRRQWSCADELLLGQEDGDILKNLPDTLLVLGGRPYSRHSPICLWSMTLTDS; translated from the exons ATGCCAGGTAACCCCTGCCTGTGGACGGCGCTCCCTCAGAGCAGCCCCTGTCCGTCGGACCGCTACAAGCACGCCTGCTGCAGCTACGACGGGGCCGTCTACGTCCTGGGGGGAAGAGACAACAGCTGCCTGGGAGACTTCTGGAAGTACAGCATTG tgttaGATGAATGGACCAGGCTGAGCTGCTCAGGCGAAGCTGCTCCAGAGGAGCTGGAGCAGCACTCTATGGTGGCTCATAAG GGTTTCCTGTATGTGTTTGGAGGCATGTGGGATTCTGCATACACTGGGCAGCGATGCCCCCTGTGGGTGTTTGATGTCG TAAATCAGAAGTGGGTTCCCTGCCAGGGGAAGACCAGCTCCCTTCAG AACCAAAGGCCGAGCAACCGGAAAGGACACAGCGCCGTGGTGCTCGGCTCTGCCATGCTCGTCTACGGAGGCTTCATGGACATAAAGGGATCCCTGCAGGAGTTTTGGAGTTTAAACCTCA ATACGACGGCTTGGTCTGGCCTCAGCGGTTCTGATCGGGGAGCGTCCGTTCCTGGGCCCAGACACAATCACTCCGCCGTGGTCTACCAGAACTGCATGTTCCTGTTTGGAGGCCTGAAGGGTCTGCGGGAGCAAAGGGACTTCTGGAGGTGGAACAGCACCAATCACACATGGACCTGCCTCAA GCCGGGCCCCCCTCGGCTGATGGGCCACGCCGCCGTGACCTACAGGGACAGCATGCTGCTGTTCGGAGGCGGTGAAAGCCAGGGTTTTCCCAGCAGGAGCCTGTGGAGGTACAGCTTCTCCTCCCACACCTGGAGCCAGGTGGCCTCGCTCCCAGGCTCCGACGCTCCGGACCGGATTCACCACTGCTGCGCCGGGCTTGGCCACAGCTACGAACCCGACGCCGGCGGCTCCGGATCGGCCCTGCAGCCGACGCCGCAGGATGCCAAACCCAGACGTTTCAAAAACAAGTGCTTCCCCGTCTCCCACTCCCACTCGGACATAGAGATGAAGACATTCAGCAAAATGTCTTCAGACGTGGACGCACAGAGCGACACTAAGCCTGATCCCCAGCTGACGGAGAACAGCTTGACGTTTGAGAATAAAGCCTTCAGGAGGCAGTGGAGCTGCGCCGACGAGCTGCTCCTCGGCCAGGAAGACGGAGACATCTTAAAGAACCTGCCTGACACGCTGCTGGTGCTGGGAGGACGACCTTACAGCAGACACAGTCCAATCTGCCTCTGGAGTATGACCCTGACCGACTCCTAA